The genome window ATTTAAATAGGCCCTTGCAGACAATAAAAAATCACTTTATTAAAAAATATCTCACTATAAAAATCTATTAAGATAACAAAGATATTTCTTAGAGGTATAATAATGTCAGAAGAACTAGTAGAAAAAGTGAAAGAAGCTTTGACCAAAGTCGCAGATCCCCATATGGGCATAAGTATAGTGGAAATGGGACTGGTTGAAAACATCGAAATCGAAGAAAAAGATCAGAATATTGCTAAAATTGTTATCAAGCCAACTAATCCGGGTTGT of Methanobacterium alcaliphilum contains these proteins:
- a CDS encoding metal-sulfur cluster assembly factor, which codes for MSEELVEKVKEALTKVADPHMGISIVEMGLVENIEIEEKDQNIAKIVIKPTNPGCMSVARMAMDARTMAEKVEGIDKVEVTVTGHMMADAVNEMVNKS